Proteins from a genomic interval of Desulfofustis limnaeus:
- a CDS encoding phenylacetate--CoA ligase family protein, translating to MDSRLKSLYDRSPVCVQNMLLSGFSGLLDFERYGGSFSAFKRFLDESQWYPPERMKEYQERKLNELISYSYLHVPYYRRIMKERRLEPEDFRTIDDLEKLPILTKNDLKCHFRDLLSDEYSMRSVKKGHTSGTTGSPLEICYSEDLIHINYALLDRQYCWAGIHFKRRGDRIAVARGNVIVPLSQKKPPFWRYNHFHNHLLLSSFHMSPDNLCFYIDELFRFKPLVLDGYPSTVFVLARYLRNQNMKMKLDAVLTSSETLFDFQRDVIEESFQCKIFDYFGSAERVLFATECSEHEGHHLAMEYGITEVVDQDLQPIGPDCFGNLVATSLHNTAMPMIRYLTNDMSAIRSKSCSCGRGLPLMDDVTTKAEDILTLRDGRLISPSVLTHPFKPLTSIEASQVIQEDLDTICIKLVTDVDFTEQDATSLINGFKERLGESMQVRIEKVEKLERTRSGKFKWVVSKVGLGI from the coding sequence ATGGATTCACGACTAAAGTCTCTGTATGATCGATCACCAGTTTGCGTTCAAAATATGCTGCTCAGCGGCTTCAGTGGGTTGCTTGATTTCGAACGTTACGGAGGCAGCTTCTCTGCGTTTAAGAGGTTCCTCGATGAGAGTCAATGGTATCCTCCAGAAAGGATGAAGGAATATCAAGAGCGTAAGCTAAATGAACTCATCTCTTACAGCTATCTTCATGTACCTTATTATCGCCGTATCATGAAGGAGCGCCGCCTGGAGCCTGAAGATTTCCGGACAATTGATGACTTGGAAAAGCTGCCGATCCTGACAAAAAATGACCTCAAATGTCACTTCAGGGACCTACTTTCTGATGAGTATTCGATGCGATCCGTCAAGAAAGGGCATACCAGTGGTACTACAGGCTCGCCACTTGAAATCTGCTACAGTGAAGACCTTATTCATATCAACTACGCTTTGCTCGATAGGCAATATTGCTGGGCAGGAATTCATTTTAAGCGGCGTGGAGATCGCATTGCGGTGGCTCGCGGTAATGTTATTGTGCCCCTCTCACAAAAGAAGCCCCCATTTTGGAGGTATAATCATTTTCATAACCACCTTCTTCTGTCTTCGTTTCATATGTCACCGGATAATCTATGTTTTTATATAGATGAACTTTTTCGTTTCAAGCCGCTTGTTCTTGACGGGTATCCTTCTACTGTTTTTGTGCTTGCCAGATATCTTCGAAACCAAAACATGAAAATGAAATTGGATGCTGTGTTGACTTCCTCAGAAACTCTTTTTGATTTTCAGAGAGACGTGATCGAAGAGAGTTTTCAATGTAAAATTTTCGACTATTTCGGATCTGCAGAAAGAGTCCTGTTCGCCACTGAATGTAGTGAACACGAAGGACATCATCTCGCCATGGAGTACGGTATCACCGAGGTCGTCGATCAGGATTTGCAGCCGATTGGCCCTGATTGTTTCGGGAACTTGGTGGCAACCTCCCTTCATAACACTGCAATGCCAATGATTCGCTATCTGACTAATGATATGTCCGCTATTAGATCAAAGAGTTGCTCCTGCGGACGCGGTTTGCCTCTCATGGATGATGTGACAACTAAAGCTGAAGATATCTTAACCCTTCGTGATGGTAGATTAATATCGCCGTCGGTGTTAACGCATCCTTTCAAACCATTAACTTCTATTGAGGCTTCTCAGGTGATACAGGAGGATCTTGATACCATTTGTATTAAGCTCGTGACAGACGTGGACTTCACCGAGCAGGATGCTACAAGTTTGATTAATGGTTTCAAGGAGAGGCTTGGTGAGTCAATGCAGGTGCGAATCGAAAAGGTTGAGAAACTTGAACGAACGAGGAGTGGTAAGTTCAAGTGGGTGGTATCCAAGGTCGGTTTAGGAATTTGA
- a CDS encoding glycosyltransferase family 4 protein codes for MRKNVLFLSQIVPYPPHGGVLQRGYNLIKEIARYNDIYLLAFVHPEMLATEERISNSMEELKKICTDVSFFPLWPKKSLLHKWTAYALGLIYQKPFSTLAHRSTAFKQKIEEILSSKRVDIVHFDTIGLAPYLPLVQGLPTTLTHHNIESSLMARRAKVEENILKRWYIELQARRLRLYEKQMSGCFDINIMMSERDAAELLSIEPLCSTVIVPNGVDLEYFTMCKDIQENIIIYTGGMNMFANKDAVLHFITDIWPIVKHKVPNARFVVIGQDPPSELLSQSRLDPSIQVLGYVDDIRPYVAKAAVYVVPIRVGGGTRLKVLDALAQGKAIVSTSIGCEGIGVTDGHDILIEDDDKEFALRVIDLLGDQALRNQLGLRARHLAESRYGWESVGVVLQAAYSSLDEKVEEKG; via the coding sequence ATGCGTAAAAATGTTCTGTTTTTATCACAGATAGTCCCATATCCTCCACATGGTGGCGTTTTGCAGCGTGGTTATAACCTGATCAAAGAAATTGCCCGATACAACGATATCTACTTGTTAGCCTTTGTTCATCCAGAAATGCTTGCTACAGAGGAACGCATATCCAATAGCATGGAAGAACTGAAAAAAATATGTACAGATGTTTCGTTTTTCCCGCTGTGGCCCAAGAAATCTCTTTTGCACAAATGGACAGCATATGCGCTCGGGTTAATTTATCAAAAACCTTTTAGCACTCTTGCTCATCGGTCGACAGCCTTTAAACAAAAAATAGAGGAAATACTTTCTAGTAAAAGAGTAGATATAGTACACTTCGATACTATAGGTTTGGCACCTTATCTCCCACTGGTACAAGGTTTACCAACTACTTTGACTCATCATAACATAGAATCATCATTAATGGCACGTCGAGCCAAAGTTGAAGAGAATATACTCAAGAGGTGGTATATAGAGCTTCAAGCTAGGCGGCTACGTCTTTATGAGAAACAAATGAGCGGTTGTTTTGATATCAATATTATGATGTCAGAGCGTGATGCTGCAGAGTTGCTTTCTATAGAACCTTTATGTTCAACTGTTATTGTACCTAATGGGGTTGATCTTGAATATTTCACCATGTGTAAAGATATTCAAGAGAATATAATAATTTATACAGGTGGTATGAACATGTTTGCAAATAAAGACGCTGTTCTTCATTTCATAACAGACATTTGGCCCATAGTTAAACATAAAGTTCCTAATGCCCGTTTTGTTGTTATTGGACAAGATCCACCCTCGGAATTACTCTCTCAATCTCGTTTGGATCCATCTATCCAAGTTCTCGGATATGTCGACGATATCAGACCCTACGTCGCCAAGGCTGCCGTATATGTAGTTCCGATACGGGTTGGAGGAGGAACGCGTCTTAAAGTGTTAGATGCATTAGCACAAGGAAAAGCAATTGTATCTACGTCGATTGGTTGTGAAGGCATAGGCGTCACTGACGGCCATGACATTTTGATAGAAGATGATGATAAAGAATTTGCTTTACGGGTAATTGACTTGCTAGGAGACCAAGCTTTGCGAAACCAATTAGGTCTGCGGGCGCGACATTTGGCTGAATCCCGTTACGGATGGGAATCTGTTGGTGTGGTTTTGCAAGCAGCATACAGTTCCCTCGACGAGAAGGTCGAGGAAAAGGGATAG
- a CDS encoding glycosyltransferase family 4 protein, whose translation MANLDLLTRNRQLKLQWKKNFNPDLKSNELDVMTLPIQKIRILIVHSTLHIGGAEEVTAQLCRKLDNSQFNVSVCCLKEKGIIAEKIQSYGINVVSLKNRIDGQISYLTFLQLRSIIRRMKIDLVHSQDVHALADCSLCKLTMPQLKFVHTFHYGNYPHRDRSLRRLERLFWRFPNKLVSVSNFQRIQLARYLKVKEDRLTTVWNGVDLENSFKPSEILNFIRNDKKVVIGAINTLIEQKGMFDLLQVAARLKLRLPHRFIIIIAGDGYLKPELEKLARELNIESEVRFLGWVPDAAQTIMPHLDIFFQPSLWEAMSMVLLEAMAAGKTIVTTSVGETPVLVHHGREGIITEPRDIVGMTEALANLICNREERIRLGTKAKQRYLSEFTARKMAARYELLYRSILNKSGKDITNA comes from the coding sequence ATGGCCAATTTAGACCTATTAACACGGAACCGGCAGTTAAAACTACAATGGAAAAAAAATTTCAATCCCGATTTAAAAAGCAATGAATTGGATGTAATGACTTTACCGATACAGAAAATTCGAATCTTAATCGTCCATTCTACCCTCCATATAGGTGGAGCAGAAGAAGTTACAGCGCAGCTTTGTAGAAAGCTTGATAATTCTCAATTTAATGTTTCTGTCTGCTGCCTTAAAGAGAAAGGAATCATTGCAGAAAAAATTCAATCTTACGGAATAAATGTTGTTAGTCTAAAAAATAGAATTGACGGCCAAATTAGTTATCTTACATTTCTTCAGTTAAGATCCATCATTCGCCGTATGAAAATTGATCTTGTTCATTCCCAGGATGTTCACGCTTTAGCCGATTGTTCATTATGCAAACTAACCATGCCCCAGCTTAAGTTTGTGCATACATTTCATTACGGCAATTATCCGCATCGAGACAGATCCTTGCGTCGTTTAGAACGTTTATTCTGGCGTTTTCCAAACAAATTAGTATCCGTCTCGAATTTTCAGAGAATTCAGCTCGCTCGTTATCTCAAGGTAAAAGAGGATAGGCTTACTACGGTCTGGAATGGTGTTGATCTCGAAAATTCATTTAAGCCTTCTGAAATATTAAATTTTATTCGAAATGACAAAAAAGTGGTAATTGGCGCTATAAACACATTAATAGAACAAAAAGGAATGTTTGATCTTCTTCAAGTAGCGGCACGGCTCAAACTAAGACTTCCTCATAGATTCATTATTATAATAGCTGGTGACGGTTATCTTAAACCTGAACTTGAAAAACTTGCGAGAGAGTTGAATATTGAGTCTGAAGTTCGTTTTCTTGGGTGGGTTCCTGATGCTGCTCAAACGATCATGCCACATCTTGACATTTTTTTTCAGCCTTCTCTCTGGGAGGCAATGTCAATGGTTTTATTAGAAGCAATGGCCGCAGGAAAAACTATAGTTACCACAAGTGTTGGAGAAACACCTGTACTTGTTCACCATGGCCGAGAAGGTATTATAACTGAACCAAGAGATATTGTTGGTATGACTGAAGCTCTTGCCAATCTGATTTGCAATAGAGAAGAGAGGATAAGGTTAGGAACGAAAGCAAAACAACGTTATCTTTCAGAATTCACGGCACGAAAAATGGCAGCCCGCTACGAATTACTCTATAGGTCTATTTTAAATAAAAGTGGCAAGGACATTACCAATGCGTAA
- a CDS encoding O-antigen ligase family protein: protein MVPLAVLALAIFYEKGVSNSEICKLSNSKWLIFLLILLLISVIFADVTLYSYNAFKVVLGFTFWYYIIVRITTTYSQMRALFVVLVLSHILLIFLNIQVITDPANRHYIGNNPFLGDGNDFALSVCIVLPMCFYLVGESTNFMIKTIFIIAMVLLILAIIGTQSRGGALALAAVFLYLWLEGRKKFTGAVLLVSLVLVVLHYAPQEYFDRLDTIVDYQQEESAQGRLIAWKAAIRMMLEHPLTGVGSGHFPVKFGTEFRPEEFGTQNLPWLNAHSVYFLFLGELGIPGILCLLTFLIGNFYRNKKIANYFKKHEVQNASQISRLFICLNASLIAFAVGGAFLSVAYYPHLYLLLGIFSASQYIAVSSKDDTFQNGQFRPINTEPAVKTTMEKKFQSRFKKQ, encoded by the coding sequence GTGGTTCCTCTTGCGGTGCTTGCTCTAGCGATTTTTTATGAAAAAGGTGTAAGCAACTCGGAAATTTGTAAGTTAAGTAATTCTAAGTGGCTAATATTTTTATTAATATTACTTCTAATATCTGTCATTTTTGCAGATGTTACTTTGTACTCATACAATGCTTTCAAGGTCGTTTTAGGATTTACATTTTGGTATTATATTATTGTACGGATTACAACTACATATTCACAAATGCGAGCCCTATTTGTCGTGTTAGTTTTGTCGCATATTCTGTTAATATTTCTAAATATTCAAGTTATTACAGATCCAGCTAATCGTCATTATATAGGTAATAATCCGTTTCTCGGAGATGGTAATGATTTCGCTCTTTCTGTATGCATAGTTCTGCCGATGTGTTTTTATTTAGTAGGGGAGTCAACTAACTTCATGATAAAAACTATATTCATAATTGCAATGGTTTTACTTATTCTTGCTATAATTGGAACTCAGTCTCGTGGAGGTGCTCTAGCGTTAGCTGCCGTATTTCTATATCTATGGTTGGAAGGAAGAAAAAAATTCACTGGTGCTGTTCTTCTTGTATCTTTGGTTCTTGTTGTGCTTCATTACGCCCCCCAAGAGTATTTCGATCGTCTTGATACTATTGTTGATTATCAACAAGAGGAATCTGCACAAGGCCGTTTAATTGCATGGAAAGCGGCAATTAGGATGATGTTGGAGCATCCTTTAACGGGTGTTGGGTCAGGACATTTTCCGGTAAAGTTTGGAACTGAATTTAGACCGGAAGAATTTGGGACCCAAAATTTGCCCTGGCTAAATGCTCATTCAGTGTACTTTCTTTTTTTAGGTGAGTTAGGGATTCCTGGAATACTGTGTCTTCTGACTTTTTTGATCGGCAATTTTTACCGTAATAAAAAAATCGCTAATTATTTCAAAAAACATGAGGTTCAAAATGCAAGCCAAATTAGCAGACTTTTCATCTGCCTAAATGCTAGTCTTATTGCTTTTGCTGTTGGGGGTGCATTCCTATCTGTTGCTTATTATCCTCATTTGTATCTATTGTTAGGAATATTTTCTGCAAGTCAATATATTGCAGTTTCCTCTAAAGATGATACTTTCCAAAATGGCCAATTTAGACCTATTAACACGGAACCGGCAGTTAAAACTACAATGGAAAAAAAATTTCAATCCCGATTTAAAAAGCAATGA